The Caulobacter sp. FWC26 genome contains a region encoding:
- a CDS encoding N-6 DNA methylase: MATADTNKGRVTTQDIVQKLWNLCHVLRDDGVSYQDYVTELTFLLFLKMMEETGREDRLPEAYRWGRIANREGVDQLDHYKLALLELGKSSDRTIQAIFTDAQTKLRKPANLKTLTTAIDGLEWFSAREEGLGELYEGLLEKNAAEKKSGAGQYFTPRPLIDCIVRLMKPKAGEVIQDPAAGTGGFLVAADHAIKAQTDQLYSLTSAQSYFQRHNAFIGVELVPDTRRLALMNLMLHGIEGTVIQGDTLAGEGEGLEQADLILTNPPFGTKKGGGRPSRADFSVTAETSNKQLAFVEHIIRALKPGGRAAVVLPDNVLFEDNTGKRLRDWAMNLANLHTILRLPTGIFYAQGVKTNVLFLQRGQTDRGATTGVWVYDLRANMPAFGKTRPLRPEDFAAFEAAYGEDPNGGSPRQDEGPEGRFRYFSRADIAARNDNLDIAWLRDDSDAAEDDLSDPEDIAAAILGHLRAALAEVEAVDAELAGEEAVPAEVEA, translated from the coding sequence ATGGCGACCGCCGACACGAACAAGGGTCGAGTCACGACCCAGGACATCGTCCAGAAGCTCTGGAACCTGTGCCATGTGCTGCGGGACGACGGCGTCAGCTATCAGGACTACGTCACCGAACTGACGTTCCTGCTGTTCCTGAAGATGATGGAGGAGACCGGCCGCGAGGATCGGTTGCCGGAGGCCTATCGCTGGGGCCGGATCGCGAACCGTGAGGGCGTGGATCAGCTGGACCACTACAAGCTGGCCCTGCTGGAGCTGGGCAAATCGAGCGACCGCACCATCCAGGCGATCTTCACCGACGCCCAGACCAAGCTTCGCAAGCCGGCCAACCTCAAGACCCTGACCACCGCCATCGACGGCCTCGAATGGTTTTCGGCCCGCGAGGAGGGTCTGGGCGAGCTGTACGAAGGCCTGCTGGAAAAGAACGCGGCCGAAAAGAAGTCGGGCGCGGGCCAGTACTTCACGCCCCGGCCGCTGATCGACTGCATCGTCCGGCTGATGAAGCCCAAGGCGGGCGAGGTGATCCAGGACCCCGCCGCCGGCACGGGCGGCTTCCTGGTCGCCGCCGACCACGCGATCAAAGCCCAGACCGACCAGCTCTACAGCCTGACCTCGGCCCAGTCGTACTTCCAGCGCCACAACGCCTTCATCGGCGTCGAGCTGGTGCCCGACACCCGGCGTCTCGCCCTGATGAACCTGATGCTGCACGGCATCGAGGGCACGGTCATCCAGGGCGATACCTTGGCCGGTGAGGGTGAGGGATTGGAGCAGGCCGACCTGATCCTGACCAACCCGCCGTTCGGCACCAAGAAGGGCGGCGGACGGCCCAGCCGCGCCGACTTTTCGGTGACGGCCGAGACCTCGAACAAGCAGCTGGCCTTCGTCGAGCACATCATCCGGGCGCTGAAGCCTGGCGGCCGCGCGGCGGTGGTGCTGCCCGACAACGTGCTGTTCGAGGACAACACCGGCAAGCGCCTGCGCGACTGGGCGATGAACCTGGCCAACCTCCACACCATCCTGCGGCTGCCGACCGGCATCTTCTACGCCCAGGGGGTGAAGACCAACGTCCTGTTCCTGCAGCGCGGCCAGACCGACCGGGGCGCGACGACGGGGGTATGGGTCTATGACCTGCGCGCCAACATGCCGGCCTTCGGCAAGACCCGCCCCCTGCGTCCCGAGGACTTCGCGGCCTTCGAGGCGGCCTATGGCGAGGACCCCAACGGCGGCTCGCCGCGCCAGGACGAAGGCCCCGAGGGCCGCTTCCGCTACTTCAGCCGCGCCGACATCGCCGCCCGCAACGACAACCTCGACATCGCCTGGCTGCGCGACGACAGCGACGCCGCCGAGGACGACCTCAGCGACCCCGAGGACATCGCGGCGGCGATCCTGGGCCACTTGCGCGCGGCCCTGGCGGAGGTCGAGGCGGTCGATGCCGAGCTGGCCGGCGAGGAGGCCGTGCCGGCGGAGGTGGAAGCGTGA
- the hsdR gene encoding type I restriction-modification system endonuclease, producing the protein MQPNSANFDFLRAHGQQLFRLAAQADHYFRTDPNTTLVKLRQFAELLAKEVAARTGSLRSADDRFVDLLGELGRSGYVPGQAMTLFHQLRTAGNEAVHGDLDDFAVALTGLKVARQLAVWFVRSYGGQPQFNPGPFVPPPAPVDPTIELREQLAALRAEAESNKTAAELAQARAEALARENLDASERLRREAEERETWQRLAEEAEAAAEAVRQALLETQREAQRAPAAELARLEAAAVEADSGIVLDEAATRAIIDQQLRDAGWEADSTLLRHKAGARPTKGRNLAIAEWPTEGGRADYALFAGLKLVGVVEAKRKNANVMSVLRQAERYAETARVDADLLVEGAPWGEFKVPFAFSTNGRPYLRQLETASGIWQRDLRRPTNPAKALTGWPTPQGLLKRLEVDRDAAEAALSTQGFEFGFQLRPYQRKAIEAVEQGLVEDRTSMLVGMATGTGKTKLAIAMLYRLIAAKRFRRVCFVVDRSALGEQTEREFITTKVVGGKGFAEIFGLKGLADVWPDEETRIHICTIQGLVKRVMYASDPATIPPVDQYDLMIVDECHRGYLLDREMSDAELTFRDQDDYVSKYRRVLEHFDAVKIGLTATPALHTAEIFGPAIFTYGYREAVVDGYLIDHEPPTRITTALSRDGIHFAAEEAVDFVHAPTGVFETVTLPDQLDFDVEAFNKTVITEPFNKAVAVELTKHIDLSAPDKTLVFAVSDAHADIVVKVLREAFRDAYGEIEDAQIQKLTGRVDNVGKLILSYRNDALPKIAVTVDLLTTGVDVPKITNLVFLRRVNSRILYDQMLGRATRLCPEIGKETFRIFDAVDLYSQLQSMTDMRPVVTDPKISLAQLMEELAAQEDARIRADLRDQIIVKLSRRLARLSDEARAKVQIAAGETPEDVLARFRAGAADDLAAWIRDRPALGPALDFKTQGGTPVMVPISQHGDEVVDVSHGYGGAERPEDYLGAFEAYVRENINKIPALTTVVQRPRDLTRAALKELRLQLDAQGFTDLKIRRAWAEARNEDIAASIIGYVRQVALGDALVPYADRVKRAVDTVIRNGDWTPVQVSWLRRIGQQLEKEVVVDRQSLDEEPFSADGGFRVIDKRLGGKLEQVLSDLSEEVWKQTG; encoded by the coding sequence ATGCAGCCAAACAGCGCCAATTTCGACTTCCTGCGGGCGCACGGGCAGCAGTTGTTTCGACTTGCGGCTCAGGCCGACCACTATTTTCGGACCGACCCGAACACGACCCTCGTTAAGCTGCGCCAGTTCGCGGAACTCCTGGCCAAGGAGGTCGCGGCGCGCACCGGTTCGCTGAGATCGGCCGACGACCGGTTCGTGGACCTTCTCGGCGAGCTGGGGCGGTCTGGCTATGTGCCAGGCCAGGCGATGACGCTGTTCCACCAGCTCCGCACCGCCGGCAACGAGGCCGTTCATGGCGACCTCGACGACTTCGCGGTGGCCCTCACCGGCCTGAAGGTCGCCCGGCAGCTGGCCGTATGGTTCGTCCGCAGCTACGGCGGACAGCCGCAGTTCAACCCCGGTCCGTTCGTTCCGCCCCCCGCGCCGGTGGATCCCACCATTGAGCTTCGGGAACAGTTGGCCGCCCTACGCGCCGAGGCCGAGAGCAACAAGACGGCTGCCGAACTTGCCCAGGCCCGTGCGGAGGCCCTGGCTCGTGAGAACCTGGACGCCTCAGAGAGGCTGCGCCGCGAGGCCGAGGAACGGGAAACTTGGCAGAGGCTGGCCGAGGAAGCTGAAGCCGCCGCCGAAGCGGTGCGCCAGGCCCTGTTGGAAACCCAGCGGGAAGCCCAGCGCGCTCCGGCCGCCGAACTCGCCCGGCTGGAGGCCGCTGCTGTTGAGGCCGACAGCGGCATCGTGCTCGACGAGGCCGCCACGCGGGCGATTATCGACCAGCAGCTGCGCGACGCAGGTTGGGAGGCCGACAGCACCCTGCTGCGCCACAAGGCCGGCGCTCGGCCCACCAAGGGCCGCAACCTCGCCATCGCCGAATGGCCTACCGAGGGCGGCCGGGCCGACTACGCCCTGTTCGCGGGGCTTAAGCTGGTCGGCGTGGTCGAAGCCAAGCGCAAGAACGCCAACGTCATGAGCGTGCTGCGCCAGGCGGAACGTTACGCCGAGACCGCGAGGGTCGATGCGGACCTGCTCGTCGAGGGCGCGCCCTGGGGCGAGTTCAAGGTTCCCTTCGCCTTCTCGACCAACGGTCGGCCCTACCTACGCCAGCTGGAAACCGCCTCAGGCATCTGGCAGCGCGATCTGCGGCGGCCGACGAACCCGGCGAAGGCGTTGACGGGCTGGCCGACCCCTCAGGGCCTCCTGAAGAGGCTGGAGGTCGACCGCGACGCCGCCGAGGCCGCCCTGAGCACCCAGGGTTTCGAGTTCGGCTTCCAGCTGCGCCCCTACCAGCGCAAGGCCATCGAGGCCGTGGAACAGGGTCTCGTGGAGGACCGCACCTCGATGCTGGTCGGCATGGCCACGGGCACCGGCAAGACCAAGCTGGCCATCGCCATGCTCTACCGCCTGATCGCCGCCAAGCGGTTCCGGCGGGTGTGTTTCGTCGTCGACCGCAGCGCGCTGGGCGAACAGACCGAGCGCGAGTTCATCACCACCAAGGTAGTCGGCGGGAAGGGCTTCGCCGAGATCTTCGGCCTCAAGGGCCTGGCCGACGTCTGGCCGGACGAGGAGACGCGGATCCATATCTGCACGATCCAGGGCCTGGTGAAGCGGGTCATGTACGCCAGCGACCCCGCGACCATCCCGCCGGTCGACCAGTACGACCTGATGATCGTCGACGAGTGCCATCGGGGCTATCTGCTGGACCGCGAGATGTCGGACGCCGAGCTGACCTTCCGCGACCAGGACGACTACGTCTCCAAGTACCGGCGCGTTCTTGAGCACTTCGACGCCGTGAAGATCGGCCTGACCGCCACGCCCGCGCTGCACACGGCGGAGATCTTCGGACCCGCGATCTTCACCTACGGCTACCGCGAGGCGGTGGTCGACGGCTACCTGATCGACCACGAGCCGCCCACGCGGATCACCACCGCCCTGTCGCGCGACGGCATCCACTTCGCCGCCGAGGAGGCGGTCGACTTCGTCCACGCGCCCACGGGCGTGTTCGAGACCGTCACCTTGCCCGACCAGCTCGACTTCGACGTCGAGGCTTTCAACAAGACGGTGATCACCGAGCCATTCAACAAGGCGGTCGCGGTCGAGCTGACCAAGCACATCGACCTCAGCGCGCCCGACAAGACTCTGGTGTTCGCCGTCTCCGACGCCCACGCCGACATCGTGGTGAAGGTCCTGCGGGAGGCCTTTCGGGACGCCTATGGCGAGATCGAGGACGCCCAGATCCAGAAGCTCACCGGCCGCGTCGACAATGTCGGCAAGCTGATCCTGAGCTATCGGAACGACGCCCTGCCCAAGATCGCCGTCACCGTCGACCTGCTGACGACGGGCGTGGACGTGCCCAAGATCACCAACCTGGTGTTCCTGCGCCGCGTGAACAGCCGGATCCTCTACGATCAGATGCTGGGCCGCGCGACGCGCCTGTGCCCGGAGATCGGCAAGGAGACCTTCCGCATCTTCGACGCCGTCGACCTCTACAGCCAGCTGCAGAGCATGACGGACATGCGGCCGGTCGTGACCGACCCCAAGATCTCGCTCGCCCAGCTGATGGAGGAGCTGGCCGCCCAGGAGGACGCCCGCATCCGGGCTGACCTGCGCGATCAGATCATCGTCAAGCTCAGCCGCCGCCTGGCGCGCCTGAGCGACGAGGCCAGGGCCAAGGTGCAGATCGCGGCCGGAGAGACGCCCGAGGACGTTCTGGCGCGCTTCCGCGCCGGCGCCGCCGACGACCTCGCCGCCTGGATCAGGGATCGCCCCGCGCTGGGTCCCGCCCTCGACTTCAAGACCCAGGGCGGCACGCCCGTGATGGTGCCGATCTCGCAGCACGGCGACGAGGTCGTGGACGTCTCCCACGGCTACGGCGGCGCCGAGCGTCCCGAGGACTATCTGGGGGCGTTCGAGGCCTATGTGCGGGAGAACATCAACAAGATCCCGGCCCTGACGACGGTGGTGCAGCGCCCGCGCGACCTGACCCGCGCCGCGCTCAAGGAGCTGCGCCTCCAGCTCGACGCCCAGGGCTTCACCGACCTCAAGATCCGCCGCGCCTGGGCCGAGGCGCGCAACGAGGACATCGCCGCCTCGATCATCGGCTATGTTCGCCAGGTCGCCCTCGGGGACGCTTTGGTGCCCTATGCCGACCGGGTGAAGCGGGCGGTGGACACGGTGATCCGCAATGGCGATTGGACCCCCGTCCAGGTCAGCTGGCTGCGCCGGATCGGTCAGCAGCTGGAAAAGGAAGTCGTGGTCGATCGCCAATCGCTCGACGAGGAGCCGTTCAGCGCGGACGGCGGCTTCCGGGTGATCGACAAGCGCCTGGGCGGGAAGCTGGAGCAGGTTCTGTCGGATCTCTCCGAGGAAGTTTGGAAACAGACGGGTTAA
- a CDS encoding prepilin peptidase, producing MQPGPFSHFSDLAPIILILVNATAVLAGALTDLFYRKIPNVHVAIVAVCAVTYVALFQRDQLLLHLLNFFYVAGVGVILFRKKVLGGGDVKFIAALALWFLPQQLGAFIMTVLICGGVLGSIYLAFCLLHLLCKKHLPWLRVPEVKANAGMPYGVATAVGFALVSLRFM from the coding sequence ATGCAACCAGGCCCGTTTAGCCACTTTTCAGACCTGGCGCCGATTATTTTGATCTTGGTAAATGCTACGGCTGTGCTCGCCGGCGCGCTTACTGATCTGTTCTATCGGAAGATTCCAAACGTACATGTCGCGATTGTCGCAGTCTGCGCCGTGACTTACGTCGCGCTTTTTCAGCGCGATCAGTTGCTACTTCATCTCCTTAACTTCTTTTATGTTGCTGGAGTGGGGGTTATTCTTTTTCGGAAGAAGGTCCTCGGGGGAGGCGACGTGAAGTTCATAGCGGCGTTGGCGCTGTGGTTCCTGCCGCAGCAACTCGGCGCCTTTATCATGACAGTGCTGATTTGCGGGGGCGTGCTGGGCTCTATCTATCTGGCGTTTTGTCTGCTGCACCTGCTTTGTAAGAAGCATCTCCCCTGGCTCAGAGTTCCCGAGGTCAAGGCCAATGCTGGCATGCCTTACGGCGTCGCCACCGCGGTCGGATTTGCTCTTGTCTCGCTGAGGTTCATGTAA
- a CDS encoding type II and III secretion system protein family protein codes for MTILKFVVAHCQQAIARGLGVTLAAALLLSPVAAAAQTQPAQPQPAKTVITLSVGGAQTLKSDRPFDKLVNPNPTVATIEIPDRRTLVLFGAQEGVTELSLMDAKGVEFQRFQVVVEQNVDSLQRLLVEVVGEPAIKVRRVGSSIVLTGEVDNPGRVALAGDIARKASGVGDGVVNLLQSIGQDQVTLSVKVLEVKKSEIKSLGLKWAARNARTGIGANQIGNIFNSGTILRPTDQFSFAAASTWRAGSGVIDAFVDFLRTEGQAKLLAAPTIVATSGKPSKFLSGGEFPVPMPYNNFLGNQTTADGRASTFVGLDYRPFGVSLTSTATITADGRIDLLVAPEVSSIDYGNSIDYGGNRVPAMATRRAETSLRIASGDSVVFAGLTSRASDSQKNRLPGKMKFLDFLAGSSSESEAETELLIIVTPVIGGPVASGQAAKGAEGGSNEPH; via the coding sequence GTGACCATTCTGAAATTCGTTGTCGCGCACTGCCAGCAGGCCATTGCGCGCGGCCTGGGAGTGACTTTGGCGGCGGCGCTGCTGCTGTCGCCGGTCGCCGCGGCGGCCCAAACGCAGCCTGCCCAGCCCCAACCCGCTAAGACGGTCATCACATTGTCTGTGGGAGGGGCGCAAACGCTGAAGTCGGATCGCCCTTTCGACAAACTGGTCAATCCCAATCCTACGGTCGCAACAATCGAAATTCCGGATCGCAGGACCCTTGTGCTGTTCGGCGCCCAGGAGGGCGTTACCGAGCTGAGTCTGATGGACGCCAAGGGCGTGGAGTTTCAGCGTTTTCAGGTCGTGGTGGAGCAGAACGTCGATAGCCTGCAACGCCTCCTGGTCGAGGTGGTGGGGGAACCGGCCATCAAGGTCCGTCGTGTAGGCTCGTCGATCGTTCTGACGGGCGAGGTTGACAACCCCGGTCGGGTGGCTCTCGCCGGCGATATCGCTCGCAAAGCCTCCGGCGTTGGCGACGGCGTTGTCAACCTGCTGCAGAGTATTGGCCAAGATCAGGTCACGCTTTCGGTCAAGGTGCTCGAGGTTAAGAAGAGCGAGATCAAATCGCTTGGTTTGAAGTGGGCGGCGCGGAACGCTCGCACCGGCATTGGGGCTAACCAGATCGGCAACATCTTCAATAGCGGCACCATCCTGCGGCCGACGGACCAGTTCTCGTTCGCGGCCGCCAGCACCTGGCGCGCCGGATCGGGCGTGATCGACGCCTTTGTCGATTTCCTGCGCACCGAAGGTCAGGCCAAGCTTCTCGCGGCTCCGACCATTGTGGCGACCAGCGGGAAACCGTCGAAATTCTTGTCGGGCGGCGAGTTTCCAGTCCCGATGCCCTACAATAACTTCCTGGGCAACCAGACTACCGCCGATGGTCGCGCATCGACTTTCGTTGGTCTGGATTACAGGCCCTTTGGCGTGTCATTGACCTCGACGGCGACGATTACAGCCGACGGCCGGATCGATCTTCTGGTGGCCCCGGAAGTCAGCTCAATCGACTACGGCAATTCCATCGACTACGGGGGCAATCGTGTGCCCGCCATGGCGACACGCCGGGCTGAGACCAGTCTGCGTATTGCGTCGGGCGATAGCGTCGTGTTTGCGGGCCTGACGTCGCGGGCTAGCGACAGCCAAAAGAACCGCTTGCCGGGCAAGATGAAGTTCCTGGATTTTCTTGCGGGATCATCCAGCGAGAGTGAGGCCGAGACCGAGCTACTGATAATCGTTACGCCGGTGATCGGCGGACCGGTGGCCTCGGGCCAGGCCGCGAAGGGCGCCGAAGGTGGCTCAAATGAGCCGCACTGA
- a CDS encoding type II secretion system F family protein, which yields MRRETQLIGLAVVGAATLVAALVFGNLILSLPLGLGVGALTLQALAAQRTRASDADRDETLLLLQAATPKLRAGVPIDAAFLMAAEEAPTSVAKIVRRYCQRSGYVPPGSAEVMAREAGPLTQAIIAMIRSCRENGGDVATPFVNLAEMIETDQKLRRRQDTATLHVRAQANGLTVIAALVVLSIIFGSGSSVDYFRETADGRLVMLGSLTAMVWGYVILSALNARIGHA from the coding sequence ATGCGCCGGGAAACCCAGTTGATTGGGCTCGCCGTTGTAGGTGCAGCGACACTTGTGGCGGCGCTTGTGTTCGGCAACCTGATCCTCTCCCTGCCACTCGGCTTGGGAGTCGGCGCTCTGACCCTGCAGGCGCTGGCGGCGCAGCGCACCCGCGCCAGTGACGCTGATCGCGACGAGACCCTGCTGCTGCTTCAAGCCGCGACGCCCAAGCTGCGAGCGGGTGTGCCTATCGACGCTGCGTTTCTGATGGCGGCCGAGGAGGCGCCGACTTCGGTCGCGAAGATCGTTCGGCGCTACTGCCAAAGGTCAGGATACGTACCGCCGGGCTCCGCCGAGGTTATGGCCCGCGAAGCCGGCCCCCTGACCCAGGCTATCATCGCGATGATCCGGTCGTGCAGAGAGAATGGTGGCGATGTCGCCACCCCGTTCGTCAACTTGGCTGAGATGATCGAAACCGACCAGAAGTTGCGCCGTCGCCAGGACACCGCGACCTTGCATGTGCGCGCCCAGGCCAACGGGCTGACCGTGATTGCCGCGCTGGTGGTGCTATCAATCATCTTCGGCTCCGGCAGCAGCGTAGACTACTTCCGTGAGACTGCCGACGGACGGCTTGTCATGCTGGGCAGCCTGACCGCGATGGTCTGGGGCTACGTGATCCTGTCGGCGCTGAACGCAAGGATCGGTCATGCCTAA
- a CDS encoding type II secretion system F family protein has protein sequence MPKRPSITALLSLEPPPLSPDILAAIFSSACASGLTAEQAIGVMAEVADIMDPHLAYEIQDTHRRLSLSTNRDKTYARLIETRESDLIVRLLTMLRTAEKSGEEIIVRSRKLFEAMSQERENRVAQRVETYPLIMVVVVVLFFLPALVILLAAPVYISVLEILRSF, from the coding sequence ATGCCTAAGCGGCCGTCGATCACCGCCCTGCTGTCATTGGAGCCGCCGCCCCTGTCGCCGGACATTCTCGCGGCGATCTTCTCGTCGGCGTGCGCGTCAGGCCTGACAGCCGAACAAGCCATCGGCGTCATGGCTGAGGTTGCTGACATTATGGATCCCCATCTGGCCTACGAGATCCAGGACACCCATCGTCGACTCAGCCTGTCGACCAATCGCGACAAGACCTACGCCCGTCTGATCGAAACCCGCGAGAGCGACCTGATCGTGCGTTTGCTGACGATGCTGCGCACGGCGGAGAAATCGGGCGAAGAGATCATTGTCCGATCCCGCAAACTCTTCGAGGCGATGTCGCAGGAACGCGAAAATCGTGTCGCCCAGAGAGTCGAGACATATCCACTGATCATGGTGGTCGTGGTGGTGCTGTTTTTCCTTCCCGCCCTTGTAATTCTATTGGCCGCGCCTGTTTACATCTCTGTTCTAGAGATTTTGCGGAGCTTCTAG